From a region of the Gossypium raimondii isolate GPD5lz chromosome 10, ASM2569854v1, whole genome shotgun sequence genome:
- the LOC105775528 gene encoding uncharacterized protein LOC105775528, protein MATTYHPQTNGQDKVSIRQIKNILEKVVNTSRKGWSSLLDDALWALRTAYKTLLGMSPYQLVFGKACRFLVEEEHKVMWAIKQVNMDYEAVGKKRLLDITKLEKIRRNAYENVAIYNEKTK, encoded by the coding sequence ATGGCCACTACTTATCATCCACAAACCAATGGACAAGATAAAGTTTCAATTCGGCAAATTAAgaacattcttgagaaggttgtgAATACTTCAAGAAAAGGTTGGTCTTCCCTATTAGATGATGCTCTATGGGCATTGCGGACAGCATATAAGACTCTATTAGGAATGTCACCGTAccaattggtttttgggaaagcatgtcgCTTTCTAGTTGAAGAGGAACACAAAGTGATGTgggcaattaagcaagtgaacatggactatgaagctGTTGGAAAGAAAAGGTTGTTGGACATCACCAAGCTAGAGAAGATTCGAAGAAATGCTTATGAAAATGTTGCGATTTATAACGAAAAGACCAAATGA